From Pleurocapsa sp. PCC 7319:
AATAACTTGCTCAACGTAATTATTATCACCTTCAGGGATATCAGTTTCTTGGATTACGAGTTGTGGAATTGCATTTTCAGCTAAAGACATAAATTAACTCCTTTATTGGATCTCTGATCTAGAAATTCACCTACTAGTCTTTGAGCTAACAAACACTAGAAGCATGATTCCGTATTGCCAGGATGAATATAATTTCGATGCACAGTGCTTGAATTCAATTCAAGCAGTCTGGAGTCACCTTTCGAGTAAGTGCAACGCAGAAATTTTTCTCGCGAGAGTAAAAATCTGTCAACTTTTAATTGATGGATTGAGTTAATGCAGAGATGGAGAAACACGGGGACACGGAAAAATAATTTACCCGTTATTAATTAATTAACAAAACAGTAGAAGCGTTGCGAATATTTCCCTCGATATATCGATGATAGTTAATAAGCTCGCGTTGTATGTTACGTATACAACGCTAGAAAACTTTAGTAATTTAATTTATCAGCCGGATTGTACACATCAATTTGGGGATTAGTTTGAATTTGAACTGTTGACCCCCCTGCTTCAGCATCATTATCGCTATCTTCAAAACGATGACGAACTGTCCGGTCTTGGCGTACCGAACCATTGCCACCTTGGTTTCCTTGTACTCCTGTGGTTACACTGGCATTTCCTCTACAATCCCCATTGCTTTGCATATCTACATCATTGCTGCGTTCTGTTGGTTCTTCCGAACCACTGATGTTATATTGAACTCCCACATCAGCTTGCACGCATTGAGCCATAGCCGAATTGTTTACAGAAGACCCAACAATGAGCAAGCCTGAAAAAGATAACAAGCTTAGATAATACCCTGTCAATTTCATTAATTATCTCTCCAAAATTTCCATTGTTTAGTGGCAAGTACTGGTAGATACACTACTTTCCTCCACATGTCCATTAGTTCTCGTGCTTTGCGTAGACCGTTGGTAAGTGCTGCTGCTACAATCGTTACTACTTCGGTCACGGTTTAAATAATGCCAGGGTTGCCACCAGTGGGTGGAACGACGACTAGACCTGTTTACCTCGACACTATTACTGTCTGTATCGACAGAAACTTGACCATCTTCCTCAGTTCTGATTCTGACATCACCTGCTTCTACATCAATTTCACGACTATTTGCTGTTGAAGGTGACAAGAAAGCCAAGATAACGAAAAAGAATATTAGCTTTTTAAGTTGCATTAGTTGAATCCTCAACTTTTAAGTTTTGAGGGAGAAAGGAGAGATTGTTACTGATATCTGCTTGAAGCATTTCTTAAGTCACCTCCACCATCGTAAGCACGGTGAAGGCTGAGTAAATTCTTGGCTTTTGAGGCTGAGGCTTTTGATCCTTTCTCCCTCAAATTATAAGACAGTGCCTAGCTGCCCAATCAAACTATTACCAAAATCACTCTGTTTATGGCACGCGAGTATATTCTCTGTTTAGTAGCGACTGCGGCGTTCACGAACATCGCTACGCTGATCAGTATTCTGAACACAAAGATTATCTTCTCCTAACTGATCGCAGTATTGGTCGTTGGTTTGCACAATACCAGCATCGCTGCTGTCATAATTACCGTATTCATCTCGGGAGCGGCGATCAATTCGACTTTCTTGATTAGAATTTTGAATCGAAGTGTTTCCTTCTCCTGTGTTGAGCGTTTCTTGAGTAGAATCTTGTATGACTGCATCATCTGCTCTGGTGGGAAGAGTAAAAATCCCCAGAGCAGAAATAGCGCATAAGCCAATAATGAATCTTTTTGTTCCGGTAGCGAATGTCTTAGTATTCATAAGCGTGAATATTCTCTATAAAATCTATCAAATCAACCTTGTCAATGAACTAGTTGTTTTTTCTAGCTCTATAGCAATAGTCGCTCAAAAAAAATAAAAAATCGGTAGGGTTGGCATTTGATTTTTTTATTTATTTTTTCTGAAGTTAATTTAGAGAAATCCTCAGGAGAAAATAAAGTTATCGTTAAAGCTCAGAAATTCTGAGTTGAGATCATACGCTCCCTCACACCTCAAAATTTATGACTAACAATTTTTACCAACAAAAAGAAAATATTTTTAATCTTTGGGCTCCTTACTATGACTGCTTGCTTACCACTGTCTTTTATCAAGCGATTCATCAACGACTACTAGAGTATGTCAAGTTACAGAAAAATGCTTCTGTTCTTGACTTAGGATGCGGTACTGGTCGCCTAATGAGTCGTCTTGCGGCTGAGTTCCCCACTATGAGGGCAATAGGTTTAGACCTTTCTCCTAAGATGCTCAATGAGGCAAGAGGGCGAAATCAATACCGCAAAAGATTAATTTTTGTTAGCGGTAGGGCAGAATCTCTCTCCTTTGCAGATGAACAGTTTGATGCTGTTTTCTGTACCATAAGCTTTCTTCATTATCCTCATCCACAGCCAGTTTTTCAGGAAGTCAGTCGTGTTCTCGCTCCCGGAGGACGCTTTTACCTCGTTGATGCCTATAGAGGAGAGCATAATTTTTCCAGTTTTGTCCCCTGGATTGGTGAAATGAGATTGTATAATCGGCAGCAACGAGAGCAATTGGGAGCAGAAGCTGGTTTATTGGCGATCGCTCATCATTACCTTCTGCCTGGGATTTTGCTAACTATTTTTTCGACTCCCATAGAGTAACCTTAGCGAAAGTTCCAAATATTGCTTTTGACTCTATATTCAGCAGTTTGGCTGAAAGATGAGATATTTTGTCTGAAGGTCGCTACAATTATTTAGTCAGTGATAACGGCACTAATTCAGAAGCAATATACTGATGAAATGCCTCCACTGCCTGCGCTACTCCATCTTCTAAAGAAATTTTTTGACCGAGTATAGCCGCTTGCTGGCGCATTGTCTTATCTTCAATAGCTGTTTTAATTGCCGTTGCGAGCCGTTTCTCTGTTAACTTTTTCCTGGAAATTGGCTTGGGTGCAACACCTAACATTGCTAAGCGATGTCCCCAAAATGGCTGGTCAGCAATAAAGGGGATGACAATACTCGGTACACCAGCTCTCAAAGCTGCTGCGGTAGTTCCTGCACCACCGTGGTGAACTATCGCAGCCATTTGGGGGAATAACCAGTCATGGGGAATAGAATCAATTTTAAGGATGGAATCCGGCAAATCGGCGTTACTAATTCCTCCCCAGCCCGTAAGTAAAATACCTCGCTGATCGGTTTTTGCCAAAGCTGATAAAGCAATTTCGGTCATTAATTCAGGATTGCGACCCGTCATCGAGCCAAAACCAATATAGACTGGAGGCTTACCCGCTTTCAGAAAATTTACTAACTCAGGTGGGGGTGAAAAGTCGGGAGGACTATCCAAGAACCAGTACCCAGTTACCTGGAGTTGTTCAGTCCAGTTGGCGGGCTTAGCTATGACGTTGGGACTATAACCATATAGAATTGGAATTCGCTGCCACCTATTGCCTTCAAAAAGATTCTGCTGCCCAGTTGGTAAATTAAGGGTATTACGGCGCCATTTATTAATGGGTTTACGAAAAAGCTGCCCGAATAGTCGCCACATTAATATGTAGGTCAATCGATTGACTAGACCTCCTAGGTGTAAAGTAGGCGGAATCATGGGATGGGGAAAATCTGGATTGGGAGAAAACGGTTGCAGTCCTGCTAGATAGAATGGCACTTCTAATTTTTCGGCAATGTTGTATCCCCAAAAGGCTGCTCCATGGGCAATTATGGCATCGGTTCCTTGACAGGCATTCCAAGAGTCAATCAAAGCCCTTTTAGCCATCGGCTCAAGCATCTGAGCGTAGCGAAGCATAAAAGTGAAGGTATTTCCTCCAGAATCTAGCAATTTTTGACCAGACTCAGACAACAGATTGGCTTGAGCATCTCCTGCGATGGGAAAAAAGTCCAGTCCATAGCTGTCAATTAAGGACTTGAAGTTATAATGAGTCGCCAGTCGGACTTGATGTCCCGCTTGTTTTAAGCCTATTCCTAAGGCAATGAAAGGCTGAATATCGCCACGGGAACCAATGGTTAGAATTGTAATATGCATAGGAAATACCTTCTTAAAGTCGAGATTGAATTCCAATAATTTCTTGAGATGCAATATACTTTGCCTTTATGATTCGTTTTTCGGTGCAGAACTCAACAGCAGGTCGAATGGTTTATCGTACCGAGCATAAACTAGACATGGCTCTTGACCACAGACTACAGAATGTTTTGTGCCACTTGGTAAATTGAGATATGTATCAGGCTGTAAATTCTGTTTAGTACCATCGTCAGCAATATAAGTAAATTCACCCTTGCTCCAAAAAAGAATCTCTGGACTGGTATGGGAGTGATGAGGGAACAAATATCCCGCAGGTAAGCTAATGACCACCTCTGAAGCTGACTTAGCTGGATTGCCAGCCAGTACAGCGACTTTTGCACCGTCTGGGATTCCCTTTAGAGGTTTCCAGTTTAAAGTTGATGAATCGGCAATCATACTAGAGGCATTCTCTAGGGACCAGGCTGATTGAGAAGTTATTAACATTCCTGCTAATAACAGCATCAGAATAACCGCAGTTTTGATAAATTTAAATGTTGCTGTTGTTGTTTGTTTTAAAGTATTAGAAATCATCGTATTTCTCCTTGAAATAATCTTTGATTTAGATATGATTTGTTTACTTAGAAAGTCTGAATCTATTGGTAAATTATCCGTAGAGAAGGCAAAAGGCATCGTAAGAAAGAATGACGATAGTAGGATATAAGGTGACTGCCATGCCAAAACTTCGGTTCAGAGGGTGTTGTAAATAACCCCACCAAAAAGCAATTCTGCCTAGTACAAATAAAATTGTGACAATAGGGATTAACTTGATGCTGTAGCTATCTAAGAAGCTAGAAAGTATCAAACTGGCAACAATAAATAAGATAGTTTGCTCTAGGGTATTGCTCAGATAACGTTGGTGAACGCGCATTGAAGTCGATTCTCCACCAGCTAAAGGATTGATGAAGTTATTAATAAATCGATTAAGGCTAACTGCAACAATTCCAGCTAATAGCATTAAGGCAGGAAATATCTGAAATTGGAGAGTCCAAATTAGCCGTTGTTCCTGTGTATTTAATAGTGGTAAAGATACAGGAATCAAAAAATAAGCAATTAAGACAAATACTGTGGAGAAAATAACAGCAGTAGTTGAACTCCAGACAACAAATTTTTGTTGCTGATTGAGACTAGCAAAAGTAATCATTTTTTGATTTTCTTTAAATTCAATGTAACTAATTGGCGATTTAACTCCAGAATCTCGCGATCGCTGTCAATGCCGATCACACGTCCTTGTGAACCAACCATGCTGGCAATCAATCAAGTTACATCGCCACCTCCACAACCAAGGTCTAAACATTGCATTCCTCGCTCAAGTCCAACTGTGGACAAAAACTGAGAAGTAAATAGCAGCATCACCTGGGATAGAAGGCTTAAACGTTCTTTTCCTTCTTTACCGCCAGAGATTACATAACTATTCATAGTGAATCCCTGCTAGCGAAGTTTTTTATTTATCTGTGGATAGAGTTATTCCTAAAAGACAGAATTCACTGTTAGTGTTGGATAGGCTTTTCCCCTTGATGCCAACTCTTGTTGCTGACAGAGGAATTCACTGTAATCGGCTAAGTCATCAAGTCCGATAAATGTGAATAGAATTTCTGTCCCTAACCAGAGAATGGTTTTAATCCATAGTTTGTGCCA
This genomic window contains:
- a CDS encoding MAPEG family protein: MITFASLNQQQKFVVWSSTTAVIFSTVFVLIAYFLIPVSLPLLNTQEQRLIWTLQFQIFPALMLLAGIVAVSLNRFINNFINPLAGGESTSMRVHQRYLSNTLEQTILFIVASLILSSFLDSYSIKLIPIVTILFVLGRIAFWWGYLQHPLNRSFGMAVTLYPTIVILSYDAFCLLYG
- a CDS encoding class I SAM-dependent methyltransferase, with translation MTNNFYQQKENIFNLWAPYYDCLLTTVFYQAIHQRLLEYVKLQKNASVLDLGCGTGRLMSRLAAEFPTMRAIGLDLSPKMLNEARGRNQYRKRLIFVSGRAESLSFADEQFDAVFCTISFLHYPHPQPVFQEVSRVLAPGGRFYLVDAYRGEHNFSSFVPWIGEMRLYNRQQREQLGAEAGLLAIAHHYLLPGILLTIFSTPIE
- a CDS encoding cupin domain-containing protein, producing MISNTLKQTTTATFKFIKTAVILMLLLAGMLITSQSAWSLENASSMIADSSTLNWKPLKGIPDGAKVAVLAGNPAKSASEVVISLPAGYLFPHHSHTSPEILFWSKGEFTYIADDGTKQNLQPDTYLNLPSGTKHSVVCGQEPCLVYARYDKPFDLLLSSAPKNES
- a CDS encoding glycosyltransferase, translating into MHITILTIGSRGDIQPFIALGIGLKQAGHQVRLATHYNFKSLIDSYGLDFFPIAGDAQANLLSESGQKLLDSGGNTFTFMLRYAQMLEPMAKRALIDSWNACQGTDAIIAHGAAFWGYNIAEKLEVPFYLAGLQPFSPNPDFPHPMIPPTLHLGGLVNRLTYILMWRLFGQLFRKPINKWRRNTLNLPTGQQNLFEGNRWQRIPILYGYSPNVIAKPANWTEQLQVTGYWFLDSPPDFSPPPELVNFLKAGKPPVYIGFGSMTGRNPELMTEIALSALAKTDQRGILLTGWGGISNADLPDSILKIDSIPHDWLFPQMAAIVHHGGAGTTAAALRAGVPSIVIPFIADQPFWGHRLAMLGVAPKPISRKKLTEKRLATAIKTAIEDKTMRQQAAILGQKISLEDGVAQAVEAFHQYIASELVPLSLTK